One Tissierellales bacterium DNA segment encodes these proteins:
- a CDS encoding peptidylprolyl isomerase has translation VDHPSLNGNFAPFGRVINGMDVIDEISRTKTDANASAINPVVIKNITVDTFNVNYKEARKMKLQNKVLN, from the coding sequence AGTTGACCATCCTAGCTTAAATGGCAATTTCGCTCCATTTGGTAGGGTTATAAACGGTATGGACGTTATAGATGAGATATCTCGCACAAAAACTGATGCAAATGCTTCTGCTATAAATCCTGTAGTTATAAAAAATATCACTGTAGACACTTTTAATGTAAATTATAAAGAAGCAAGAAAGATGAAACTTCAAAACAAGGTATTGAATTAA